The DNA region ACTGCAGGACGACGAGGATGCGGATCTCGACTTCCGCGGGACGGAGACGCTTTGCGGCGCTCGTCTCGACGAGATACTCGACCGGCTGGGCTCCGTCCAGACCGGCTCCGAAGGTGCGCTCACCGCGATGGTCGACGGCGACTCGCTGCCGGAGAGCGTCGAGGCGGCCCTGGGCGAACACGCCTCGCTGATCCGTCGCGCCGCCCCGTGTCTCGTCTACACCGACGACGCTGGCCTCGTGAGCGCTGCCCTGTCACCGCCGTTGGCTCCCGACGAGTTCTGCGAGTGGGGCGAGTCGTTCCGGGTCGACGAATCGTGGTTCCGGCCGACCGGTCGCTTCGCCTTCGCCGTCGCCCGCGCGGATCTGTTCGCGCTCGGCGAGTACGACGGCCGCGAGCGGCTCGAAGAGCGGGGGTTCGAGAGCGACGTGAAGGAGAAACACTCGAAGGGCGGGTTCTCGCAGGCGCGGTTCGAGCGCATCCGCGACGGCCAGATCGCCGACCACGTCGAGAGATGTCGCGAGGCCATCGAGGCGAGCGACGCCGAGACGACGATTCTCGTCGGCGACCGCGAGGTCGTCAGCGAGCTGCGCGACGCGGTAGACGTGACCGCGACGAGCGACGCGGGCGGGTCGCCCGGGGACGCGCTGGAGGAGGGCTTCCGCGACTTCTGGGCGACGCGGCTGTATCGGCTCTGAGAGCTGGCGGATCCAACCCACGGTTGCGGCACGTCACACCGCTGGCAACCGATTTATGCCACCTTACCGCGTGCACTCGGGTATGACCGCCACCGGGACCGAAAGCCGCCGCATCGTCGTTCTCGCACACGAGAAGTTCCCCGACCGCGCGAAGACCGCGACCGGCGTGATGCGCTACGGAAACGACGAAACCGTCGCTGTCCTCGACCGCGACCGCGCCGGCACGCGCGTCCGCGACCACCGCGCCGACCTCCCAGACGCCCCCGTCGTCGCCTCGTTCGAGGACGTGTCGAACCCCGAAACGGTCGACGCGCTGCTCGTCGGTATCGCGCCCATCGGCGGCGGCTTCGACGAGACGTGGCGACCCGACGTCCGGGCGGCCATCGAGGCCGGGTGCGACGTCGTCGCCGGCCTCCACTACTTCCTCGAAGACGACGAGGAGTTCGCCGCGCTGGCGGCCGACCACGGCGTCGAACTCGTCGACGTGCGCAAACCCGACCCGAACCTCTCCGTCGCGAAGGGTGTCGCCGACCAAGTTTCTGCGGAGATAGTGCTCACCGTCGGCACGGACTGCTCCGTCGGGAAGATGACGGCGACGCTCGAACTCGTCGAGGCCGCTCGCGAGGCGGGTATCGACGCGGCGTTCGTCCCAACCGGGCAGACGGGAATCATGATCTCGGGGTGGGGCCACCCCGTCGACCGCGTCGTGAGCGACTTCACCGCGGGAGCCGTCGAGGAGATGATTCTCGAGATCGGCGACGACCACGAGATGCTGTTCGTCGAAGGCCAGGGCAGCATCGTCCACCCCGCCTACTCGGCGGTCACCTGCGGCATCCTCCACGGGTCGATGGCCGACAAACTCGTGCTCTGTCACGTCGCCGGCCGCGAGGTGATTCACGGGTACGAGGAGTTCTCCATCCCCCCGCTGTCGGAGTACGTCGACCTCTACGAGTCGCTCGGGTCGGCGGTCCACGAGACCGAGGTCGTCGCCGGCGCGCTCAACACCTCGTCGCTCCCGGACGACGAGGCCGAAGCCGCCGTCGAGGCGTACGCTGACGAACTCGGCGTTCCCGCGAACGACCCGATTCGGTTCGGGTGCGACGACGTGCTGGAGGCGCTTCGGTGATTCTCACCGCGGAGTTCGAGCGAGTCGAACTCACGCTAGAACACCCCTTTACCATCTCCCGTAGCACGCAGGAGACAGCCGAGAACGTCGTCGTGAAAATCACCGACGGCGGCGGGATGACCGGCGTCGGCGCGGCCGCGCCGTCGCGGCACTACGGCGAGACGGCCGGCACCGTCGAGGCGGTGTTGCCGGACCTGCTCGACGTGGTAGAACGCGTCGGTGACCCCCACGCCTTCGACCGCATCGAGCGTCGGATGCGCGAACGTGTCGAACGCAACCCGGCCGCCCGCTGCGCGGTCAGTATCGCCTTACACGACCTCGCGGCCAAACGACTCGGCGTCCCGCTCTACCGGATGTGGGGCCTCAACGCCGACGACTGCCCGACTTCCTCTTTTACGATTGGTCTCGACACGACCGAACGCGTCCGCGAGAAGACCGAGGAGGCCGTCGACGCGGGATACGAGGTGCTGAAGATAAAGCTCGGCACCGACCGCGACGAGGAACTCGTCGAAGCGGTCCGCGACGCCGCTCCCGAGGCGACGCTCCGTGTCGACGCCAACGAGGCGTGGACGCCTCGCGAGGCTGTCCGGAAAAGCGAGATGCTGGCGGACCACGACGTGGAGTTCGTCGAACAACCTGTCCCGGCGTCGGACCCCGAGGGGCTCAGCTTCGTCTACGAGCGTAGTGCGCTCCCCGTCGCCGCCGACGAGTCCTGCGTCACGCTCGCCGACGTGCCGCGCATCGCCGACCGGGCGGATATCGCGAACATCAAACTGATGAAATGCGGTGGGCTGCGCGAGGCGACGCGGATGATTCACACGGCGAAGGCGCACGGACTGGAGGTGATGCTCGGCTGTATGGTCGAGACGAACGCCGCCATCGCCGCCGCCTGTCACCTCGCGCCGCTTCTCGACTACGCGGACCTCGACGGCTCGCTGCTGCTCGAATCGGACCCCTACGCGGGCGTTGACCTCTCGGAGGGAACGATTCGCCTCGGCGAGTCCGGCCATACCGGCACCGGCGCGCGACTCTCCGAGTAAGTCGTCAGCCGGTCACTCCCAGTCTAAGTCCTCGCTCCGATTGACGCTCCGAAGGATGAACGGACCGATGGAGAGCGTCCGCTTCGCTACGGTCGCGATACGGAGGACGTACGACAGAAGCACCATGAACGGCACTAGTGCGACAGTCACCGCCCCCGAGACGACCCAGACGAGGTTGTCGACGCCGAAGGCGAACCCCTGAATCGAACCGGGGTTGTCGACGTACAGAATCATCCCCGTTGCGACGACGAGCGCCGGAATCGACGTGTACAGCATCGTCCGCGAGAGGTTGATGAGTTCCCACTGGAAGTAGAGCGTCTTGAAGTGCTCGCGGGCGGGGCCGAAGAACTTCAGCGTCTCGGTGAGGTTGTCGAGTCGCTCGCGCGTCTCCTCGGAGAGTGAGTCGGTGTACTGGTTTCGCAGCCGTCGTCCCTCGTATATCTTCCAGGAGTAGTTGAAGTTCAATGCGGCGAACAAGACGTCGAACGTCCCGAACTGCTCGCTTTCGAGCTGTTTGGCCACCTCGTCGGCGTTCTCGACGAGGCCGTCGACGTACTCGGAGACGGCGTTTTCGGCGTCCTCGCTGCTGTTGCCGTCGGTCTCCGCGGA from Haloprofundus halobius includes:
- a CDS encoding Vms1/Ankzf1 family peptidyl-tRNA hydrolase; protein product: MLDELLGRAELKRRIEDLEEENHHLERRAAAEEERRADAVTARQEAEERVNRLEDRIAELDDRVDRLQDDEDADLDFRGTETLCGARLDEILDRLGSVQTGSEGALTAMVDGDSLPESVEAALGEHASLIRRAAPCLVYTDDAGLVSAALSPPLAPDEFCEWGESFRVDESWFRPTGRFAFAVARADLFALGEYDGRERLEERGFESDVKEKHSKGGFSQARFERIRDGQIADHVERCREAIEASDAETTILVGDREVVSELRDAVDVTATSDAGGSPGDALEEGFRDFWATRLYRL
- a CDS encoding DUF1611 domain-containing protein translates to MTATGTESRRIVVLAHEKFPDRAKTATGVMRYGNDETVAVLDRDRAGTRVRDHRADLPDAPVVASFEDVSNPETVDALLVGIAPIGGGFDETWRPDVRAAIEAGCDVVAGLHYFLEDDEEFAALAADHGVELVDVRKPDPNLSVAKGVADQVSAEIVLTVGTDCSVGKMTATLELVEAAREAGIDAAFVPTGQTGIMISGWGHPVDRVVSDFTAGAVEEMILEIGDDHEMLFVEGQGSIVHPAYSAVTCGILHGSMADKLVLCHVAGREVIHGYEEFSIPPLSEYVDLYESLGSAVHETEVVAGALNTSSLPDDEAEAAVEAYADELGVPANDPIRFGCDDVLEALR
- a CDS encoding dipeptide epimerase, producing MILTAEFERVELTLEHPFTISRSTQETAENVVVKITDGGGMTGVGAAAPSRHYGETAGTVEAVLPDLLDVVERVGDPHAFDRIERRMRERVERNPAARCAVSIALHDLAAKRLGVPLYRMWGLNADDCPTSSFTIGLDTTERVREKTEEAVDAGYEVLKIKLGTDRDEELVEAVRDAAPEATLRVDANEAWTPREAVRKSEMLADHDVEFVEQPVPASDPEGLSFVYERSALPVAADESCVTLADVPRIADRADIANIKLMKCGGLREATRMIHTAKAHGLEVMLGCMVETNAAIAAACHLAPLLDYADLDGSLLLESDPYAGVDLSEGTIRLGESGHTGTGARLSE